The DNA sequence GCTGCACGACTCCGGGTTGCCGGTCGTGGTGATCGACGACCGCGGCCGCCGTCCCTCGTTCCCCTCGGTGGGCACGAGCAACCGCCGAGGCGGCGCGGACGCGGCCCGGCACCTGCTCGAAACCGGCCGCACCCGCCTCGCCACCGTGACCGGGCCGCGCGACTTCGGCTGCACGAGCGACCGGCTCAACGGCTTCCGCGACGCCATCCTCGAAGGGGGCGGCACCCTCGACCCGCGGCTGATCATCGAAGGCGACTTCACCAGCGAAAGCGGAGAAGCCGCGATCCTGCAGCTGCTGGAAACCGGCCCGGCGTTCGACGCGGTCTTCGCGCACAACGACCTCACCGCCGCCGGCGTGCTGAGCGGGCTGAGGAAGGCCGGGCGCGCGGTGCCGGCGGACGTCGCCGTGATCGGCTTCGACGACATCCCCCTCGCGGCGCACACCCAGCCCCCGCTCACGACGGTCCGCCAGCCGTTGCGCGCGATGGGAGAGACGGCGGCCCGGCAGCTGCTCGCGCAGCTCGCCGGGGCGCCGTCTCCGAGCGCACCGCTGGTGGTGCCGACAACCCTGGTGATCCGCGAGTCGACGGCCGTCGTGAGTGTTCAGGGCGGTTAGAACCGCCCTGAACACTCACGACAACCGGCACCGAGCGCTCAGGAAACGTTCAGCGCAGCGGACAGCGGGACGTTCCGCGAGGAATCACCGACGGACACGCGGTACTGGCCCGCGTTGGTCGTCCACGACCCGGTCCAGTGGGCGAGGTCCCGCGGGGTGAGCGGGAACGACACCTGCTGGCTCTGGCCGGCGTTGAGCTGCACCTTCTTGAACCCCTTCAGTTGTTTCGGCGGCTCGCCGTTGGCGGCGGGCTGCCCGACGTAGAGCTGGACGACGTCGGCGCCCGCGCGGGTGCCGGTGTTGGTGACCGTCGCCGTCACGGTCGCCGTGCCGTTCGTGCCCTGCGGGGTGACGACCAGGTTCGAGAACCCGAACGTCGTGTACGACAGGCCGAACCCGAACGGGAACAGCGGCTCGATGGTGCGGCTGTCGTACCAGCGGTACCCGACGTTGAGGCCCTCCGAGTACTCGATCCGGTCGTTGGCGCCCGGGAACTGCTGGACGTTCGCCGTCGGCAGGTCGGCGATCTGCTTCGGGAAGCTGACCGGCAGCTTGCCCGACGGGTTGACGTCGCCGTAGAGCAGCGACGCGATCGCGTTGCCGTTCTCCTGCCCCGGGTACCAGCCCTCGATGACCGCCGCCGCCTTCGACAGCCACGGCATGGTCACCGCCGACCCGGTGTTGAGGACGACGATCGTGCGCGGGTTGGCCGTCGCGACCGCGTCGATCAGGTCGTTCTGCTGGTTCTGCAGGTCGATCGTGTCGAGGTCCTGGGTCTCGGACTCGCCGTAGCCGGCGAACACGACCGCGACG is a window from the Amycolatopsis sp. NBC_00355 genome containing:
- a CDS encoding LacI family DNA-binding transcriptional regulator: MRVTIAEVARRARVSKTTVSRVLNNKADVDAATAIRVREVIAATGYIPSAGAVGLARGVTRTVGMLVPGLTWPWMGEVLQGVADVVESKGYGLLLSTANRGADSLEEFSRQVSAKAFDGLLLVEPPDAVRHLRVLHDSGLPVVVIDDRGRRPSFPSVGTSNRRGGADAARHLLETGRTRLATVTGPRDFGCTSDRLNGFRDAILEGGGTLDPRLIIEGDFTSESGEAAILQLLETGPAFDAVFAHNDLTAAGVLSGLRKAGRAVPADVAVIGFDDIPLAAHTQPPLTTVRQPLRAMGETAARQLLAQLAGAPSPSAPLVVPTTLVIRESTAVVSVQGG